One genomic region from candidate division KSB1 bacterium encodes:
- a CDS encoding S9 family peptidase, which yields MRKILTQSNLKFQLKSWSLLFLLSGSLLWAYGGDKKTPPGTRRDNVKETLHGVEIVDPYRWLEDQQSSETRTWIDAQNKYTQSLIGDFPGRDKLKKRLTELMKIDVISIPIARNGRYFFTKRAADQDLRIIYMREGLGGEDQLLIDPHGMSDDLRTSVHIRGVSKDGKILIYGVREGGEDEVQLRFLDVDKRTELPDKFPKARYFGAALTPDNSGMYYTLHGKEGSRLYFHKMGTDPAEDKKFFGDGYDPGKIIFAGLSDDGRHLVIHVLHGSAGKTEVYLKNVAEDGPIVAIQKEIDARTFGQIAGDQLFLETNWQAPNKRIVAVDLKNPAQGPDDWREGIPESDAPINGSAFA from the coding sequence ATGCGAAAAATCCTAACTCAATCCAATCTTAAATTCCAGCTAAAAAGCTGGTCGTTGTTATTTTTGCTCAGCGGCTCTTTGCTTTGGGCGTATGGCGGGGATAAAAAAACTCCACCGGGAACGCGCCGGGATAATGTCAAAGAAACGCTGCATGGGGTTGAAATTGTCGACCCCTATCGCTGGCTCGAGGATCAACAAAGCTCCGAAACCCGAACTTGGATCGATGCGCAGAATAAATACACGCAATCCCTTATTGGAGATTTTCCCGGCCGCGACAAACTTAAGAAGCGCCTCACCGAGTTGATGAAAATCGATGTTATCAGCATACCCATTGCCCGCAACGGGCGTTACTTTTTTACTAAGCGGGCAGCCGATCAGGACCTTCGCATAATTTATATGAGAGAAGGACTCGGTGGAGAAGATCAGCTTTTGATCGATCCTCATGGTATGAGCGATGATTTGAGAACGAGCGTTCACATTCGGGGCGTTTCGAAGGATGGCAAGATTTTGATTTATGGTGTGCGCGAGGGCGGCGAAGACGAAGTGCAGCTCCGGTTTTTGGATGTTGACAAACGCACCGAACTTCCCGATAAATTTCCCAAAGCCCGCTACTTCGGCGCGGCTTTAACTCCCGACAACAGCGGGATGTATTACACGCTGCACGGCAAGGAAGGATCGCGCCTTTATTTTCACAAAATGGGAACCGATCCTGCAGAGGACAAGAAGTTCTTTGGCGATGGCTATGATCCGGGCAAAATTATTTTTGCAGGGCTTTCGGATGACGGCCGCCACCTGGTGATCCACGTGCTACACGGCTCTGCCGGGAAAACAGAAGTTTATCTCAAAAACGTAGCGGAGGATGGTCCCATCGTAGCCATTCAGAAAGAAATTGATGCGCGAACCTTTGGACAGATCGCCGGCGATCAACTATTTTTGGAGACAAACTGGCAGGCGCCAAACAAACGCATCGTCGCGGTCGATTTGAAGAATCCAGCACAGGGCCCGGATGATTGGCGTGAGGGCATTCCGGAATCAGACGCGCCCATTAACGGTTCTGCTTTTGC
- a CDS encoding nucleotidyl transferase AbiEii/AbiGii toxin family protein: MFNAGALTFQEFMMRETLPLAKIQNALLEFLRGRDDAVMFGAQAVNAYVKEPRMTQDLDLLSVRADELAQELKDYLKDRFHIAVRVRRVGKGRGYRLFQIQKNGSRHLVDLQSVEMLPLSKRIAKVLVAAPEELIARKVIAYHKRRGQPKSGTDWRDLMMLLLRFPELKSDTGPVIDRLKAAKADSMIMSVWKDLVKQEIKLPKEDDKFNEY, translated from the coding sequence ATGTTCAATGCAGGTGCCTTAACATTTCAGGAGTTTATGATGCGTGAGACATTACCACTGGCCAAAATTCAAAATGCGTTGTTGGAATTTTTGCGTGGGCGCGATGATGCCGTCATGTTTGGAGCACAGGCGGTAAATGCGTATGTAAAAGAGCCGCGCATGACTCAAGACTTAGACCTCCTTTCGGTTCGTGCCGATGAGCTGGCACAGGAATTAAAAGACTACCTTAAAGATCGGTTCCACATTGCGGTGCGGGTGCGGCGAGTTGGTAAAGGTCGCGGCTATCGTCTTTTTCAAATACAAAAAAACGGCAGCCGTCATTTGGTTGACTTGCAATCTGTCGAAATGTTGCCTTTGTCAAAGAGGATTGCCAAAGTACTCGTGGCCGCGCCGGAAGAGCTAATCGCTCGCAAAGTGATAGCTTACCATAAGAGACGTGGCCAGCCGAAATCCGGGACGGACTGGCGGGATTTGATGATGTTGTTGCTGAGATTCCCTGAACTCAAAAGCGACACTGGCCCGGTTATAGACCGACTAAAGGCTGCTAAGGCAGATTCCATGATTATGTCTGTTTGGAAGGATCTGGTTAAGCAGGAGATAAAATTGCCAAAAGAAGATGATAAATTTAACGAGTATTAG